One genomic segment of Drosophila melanogaster chromosome 3R includes these proteins:
- the CG43448 gene encoding uncharacterized protein — protein sequence MKSYLLLGILLLYYLCIDGRSAEIKEESDNPSTNILSTTLSKISLQNITRLNRSSLGGRVQTDHLGRNRIYHRRRVQTRRRRTNKNKPKHKHSL from the exons ATGAAAAGCTATCTGCTGCTGGGCATATTATTACTATATTATCTGTGCATTGATGGACGGAGTGCTGAGATCAAAGAG GAAAGCGACAATCCGAGCACAAATATACTTAGCACAACGCTTTCGAAAATTTCTCTGCAG AACATAACCCGTCTCAATAGATCAAGTTTGGGTGGACGCGTACAAACTGATCACTTGGGAAGAAATCGGATTTACCATCGGAGAAGAGTTCAAACTAGACGTCGAAGAACGAACAAAAATAAGCCCAAACATAAACATTCTCTATAG
- the CG9737 gene encoding uncharacterized protein, translating to MLGSVLRLWILFGCFYRFLALAEVLQECDIPNETKRGVCLEVSRCKAYLQVRNATNLPAEKVNFLKKVQCEVEQQVSEAQGSYESLVCCPANGQDYLFPVLQFSKFEYRRFLDVTARFKRKKLKRRIQTVEPSSGFNLLNECGKQVTNRIYGGEIAELDEFPWLALLVYNSNDYGCSGALIDDRHILTAAHCVQGEGVRDRQGLKHVRLGEFNVKTEPDCIEEPNYLSCADAALDIAYEKIHVHPEYKEFSNYKYNDIAIIRLKHPVSFTHFVMPICLPNKSEPLTLAEGQMFSVSGWGRTDLFNKYFINIHSPIKLKLRIPYVSNENCTKILEGFGVRLGPKQICAGGEFAKDTCAGDSGGPLMYFDRQHSRWVAYGVVSYGFTQCGMAGKPAVYTNVAEYTDWIDSVVQQRKKSQQTQDKMA from the exons ATGCTCGGTTCGGTTCTGCGACTATGGATACTCTTCGGCTGTTTCTACCGCTTCTTGGCTCTGGCCGAGGTCCTGCAGGAGTGCGACATTCCCAATGAGACGAAGAGGGGAGTTTGCCTGGAGGTCAGCAGGTGCAAGGCGTATCTACAGGTGCGGAATGCCACCAATTTGCCGGCGGAGAAGGTTAATTTCCTGAAGAAGGTGCAGTGCGAGGTGGAGCAGCAAGTGTCGGAGGCGCAGGGTTCGTACGAATCACTGGTTTGCTGCCCGGCGAATGGCCAGGATTACCTATTTCCCGTGCTACAATTCTCTAAGTTCGAGTACCGAAGATTTCTGGATGTTACCGCTCGATTCAAGCGGAAGAAACTCAAGCGGCGCATTCAAACGGTGGAGCCAAGTTCGGGATTCAATTTACTCAATGAGTGCGGCAAACAAGTGACTAATAGGATTTACGGAGGGGAAATCGCCGAACTGGATGAGTTTCCTTGGCTGGCACTGCTTGTCTACAACTCGA atgaCTACGGTTGCAGTGGAGCCCTAATCGATGATCGTCATATCCTAACAGCTGCCCATTGTGTTCAAGGCGAGGGAGTTCGTGATCGCCAAGGATT AAAGCATGTGCGTTTGGGCGAATTCAACGTGAAAACTGAACCCGACTGCATCGAGGAGCCAAACTATTTGAGCTGTGCAGACGCCGCTTTGGATATTGCCTACGAAAAGATCCATGTGCATCCGGAGTACAAGGAGTTCTCGAACTACAAGTACAATGACATTGCCATTATCCGGCTAAAGCATCCCGTGTCCTTCACTCACTTCGTCATGCCCATCTGTTTGCCCAACAAATCCGAGCCACTGACATTGGCCGAGGGCCAGATGTTCTCCGTTTCCGGATGGGGTCGCACGGATTTAT TCAACAAGTACTTCATCAACATTCATAGTCCCATCAAGCTAAAGCTGCGCATTCCGTACGTCTCCAATGAGAACTGCACCAAGATTCTCGAGGGATTCGGAGTGCGATTGGGTCCCAAGCAAATCTGTGCCGGCGGAGAGTTCGCGAAGGACACGTGTGCCGGCGACTCCGGTGGACCTCTGATGTACTTCGATAGACAGCACTCCCGGTGGGTGGCCTACGGCGTGGTCAGCTACGGATTTACACAGTGCGGTATGGCCGGTAAGCCGGCTGTTTATACTAACGTGGCCGAATACACGGACTGGATCGACAGTGTTGTGCAGCAGAGGAAAAAGAGCCAACAGACGCAGGACAAAATGGCTTGA
- the CG9733 gene encoding uncharacterized protein, isoform B encodes MKVFAAVFLCILIAHEAKAQYSRCLNPNQTPGLCVLINECQTLYSVLKRATLTDQEKSFIKSSACGRGSNNQPYVCCTQDTGYVRIQRQDRTFPDYGAFGGDWEEERPQSFVFPRQERRPWSFGNQPATSRTPFRKSSTSDGSSLLPQPPSCGGVGIRNRIYDGQDTDVNEFPWMVLLEYRRRSGNGLSTACAGSLINRRYVLTAAHCLTGRIEREVGTLVSVRLGEHDTRTAVDCPPGGGSCSPEVQRLGFEEIRVHERYSEKASNQVHDIGLIRMERNVRYSDNIQPICLPSSVGLESRQSGQQFTVAGWGRTLKMARSAVKQKVTVNYVDPAKCRQRFSQIKVNLEPTQLCAGGQFRKDSCDGDSGGPLMRFRDESWVLEGIVSFGYKCGLKDWPGVYTNVAAYDIWIRQNVRA; translated from the exons ATGAAAGTGTTCGCGGCGGTTTTTCTTTGCATTCTGATTGCCCACGAGGCCAAAGCCCAGT ATTCGAGGTGCCTGAATCCCAATCAAACCCCTGGACTTTGTGTGCTCATTAATGAATGCCAGACACTCTACTCCGTGCTGAAGCGGGCCACTTTGACTGATCAGGAGAAGAGCTTCATCAAGTCCTCGGCCTGTGGAAGGGGCAGCAATAATCAGCCCTATGTTTGCTGCACCCAGGATACCGGCTATGTGAGGATCCAACGCCAGGATCGCACCTTTCCGGACTACGGTGCATTTGGCGGTGATTGGGAGGAGGAGCGGCCACAGAGTTTCGTTTTTCCCAGACAAGAAAGACGTCCCTGGAGCTTTGGCAACCAGCCAGCCACCAGCAGAACACCTTTTCGAAAATCATCGACTAGCGATGGCTCCAGCTTACTACCTCAGCCTCCATCCTGCGGGGGAGTGGGTATTAGGAACAGGATTTACGATGGCCAGGACACCGATGTGAACGAGTTTCCCTGGATGGTTCTGCTGGAGTACCGCAGGCGATCTGGAAATGGTCTGTCCACCGCCTGTGCAGGATCCCTCATCAATCGGCGATATGTCCTCACAGCTGCGCATTGTTTGACTGGCAGGATCGAACGGGAAGTCGGAACACT TGTGTCGGTGAGACTGGGCGAGCATGACACTCGCACCGCTGTGGATTGCCCCCCAGGTGGAGGAAGTTGCTCGCCGGAGGTCCAGCGTTTGGGCTTCGAGGAGATCCGGGTTCACGAAAGATACAGCGAGAAGGCCTCCAATCAGGTGCACGACATTGGTCTCATTCGCATGGAGCGCAACGTCCGCTACTCGGACAACATTCAGCCCATTTGCCTGCCCTCGTCTGTGGGCCTGGAGTCGAGGCAATCCGGCCAGCAGTTCACCGTGGCCGGCTGGGGCCGTACTCTGAAGATGGCCCGCAGTGCTGTGAAGCAAAAGGTGACGGTCAACTACGTGGATCCAGCCAAATGCCGCCAGAGATTCTCGCAGATCAAGGTGAACCTGGAGCCCACCCAACTCTGTGCCGGCGGACAGTTCCGGAAGGACAGTTGCGACGGAGACTCCGGCGGACCGCTGATGCGATTCCGCGACGAGTCCTGGGTCCTCGAGGGCATCGTATCATTCGGCTACAAGTGCGGACTGAAGGACTGGCCAGGAGTCTACACGAACGTGGCTGCCTACGACATCTGGATCAGGCAGAATGTGAGGGCTTAG
- the CG9733 gene encoding uncharacterized protein, isoform A, whose amino-acid sequence MKVFAAVFLCILIAHEAKAQSDSRCLNPNQTPGLCVLINECQTLYSVLKRATLTDQEKSFIKSSACGRGSNNQPYVCCTQDTGYVRIQRQDRTFPDYGAFGGDWEEERPQSFVFPRQERRPWSFGNQPATSRTPFRKSSTSDGSSLLPQPPSCGGVGIRNRIYDGQDTDVNEFPWMVLLEYRRRSGNGLSTACAGSLINRRYVLTAAHCLTGRIEREVGTLVSVRLGEHDTRTAVDCPPGGGSCSPEVQRLGFEEIRVHERYSEKASNQVHDIGLIRMERNVRYSDNIQPICLPSSVGLESRQSGQQFTVAGWGRTLKMARSAVKQKVTVNYVDPAKCRQRFSQIKVNLEPTQLCAGGQFRKDSCDGDSGGPLMRFRDESWVLEGIVSFGYKCGLKDWPGVYTNVAAYDIWIRQNVRA is encoded by the exons ATGAAAGTGTTCGCGGCGGTTTTTCTTTGCATTCTGATTGCCCACGAGGCCAAAGCCCAGT CAGATTCGAGGTGCCTGAATCCCAATCAAACCCCTGGACTTTGTGTGCTCATTAATGAATGCCAGACACTCTACTCCGTGCTGAAGCGGGCCACTTTGACTGATCAGGAGAAGAGCTTCATCAAGTCCTCGGCCTGTGGAAGGGGCAGCAATAATCAGCCCTATGTTTGCTGCACCCAGGATACCGGCTATGTGAGGATCCAACGCCAGGATCGCACCTTTCCGGACTACGGTGCATTTGGCGGTGATTGGGAGGAGGAGCGGCCACAGAGTTTCGTTTTTCCCAGACAAGAAAGACGTCCCTGGAGCTTTGGCAACCAGCCAGCCACCAGCAGAACACCTTTTCGAAAATCATCGACTAGCGATGGCTCCAGCTTACTACCTCAGCCTCCATCCTGCGGGGGAGTGGGTATTAGGAACAGGATTTACGATGGCCAGGACACCGATGTGAACGAGTTTCCCTGGATGGTTCTGCTGGAGTACCGCAGGCGATCTGGAAATGGTCTGTCCACCGCCTGTGCAGGATCCCTCATCAATCGGCGATATGTCCTCACAGCTGCGCATTGTTTGACTGGCAGGATCGAACGGGAAGTCGGAACACT TGTGTCGGTGAGACTGGGCGAGCATGACACTCGCACCGCTGTGGATTGCCCCCCAGGTGGAGGAAGTTGCTCGCCGGAGGTCCAGCGTTTGGGCTTCGAGGAGATCCGGGTTCACGAAAGATACAGCGAGAAGGCCTCCAATCAGGTGCACGACATTGGTCTCATTCGCATGGAGCGCAACGTCCGCTACTCGGACAACATTCAGCCCATTTGCCTGCCCTCGTCTGTGGGCCTGGAGTCGAGGCAATCCGGCCAGCAGTTCACCGTGGCCGGCTGGGGCCGTACTCTGAAGATGGCCCGCAGTGCTGTGAAGCAAAAGGTGACGGTCAACTACGTGGATCCAGCCAAATGCCGCCAGAGATTCTCGCAGATCAAGGTGAACCTGGAGCCCACCCAACTCTGTGCCGGCGGACAGTTCCGGAAGGACAGTTGCGACGGAGACTCCGGCGGACCGCTGATGCGATTCCGCGACGAGTCCTGGGTCCTCGAGGGCATCGTATCATTCGGCTACAAGTGCGGACTGAAGGACTGGCCAGGAGTCTACACGAACGTGGCTGCCTACGACATCTGGATCAGGCAGAATGTGAGGGCTTAG
- the CG34299 gene encoding uncharacterized protein, isoform A — MDGMGQVIVALLLLLIAPQPGLLNNDDSDESPEAVAIDKEIEDAMENMQALFEFGSGISGKESRQISKAFENLSRYIQEKTKPKRKSNLEDPNEKVFNIKPAENVKIRFDYQLPKGIKQTPKIGKKKKKPEYFLNFLFNNYRNPQKLLDHNTLVRKLKMRRTGRRLLPNGMPNPYKYFPLKGEDM; from the exons ATGGATGGAATGGGGCAGGTGATAGTGgctctgctcctgctgctgattGCTCCCCAACCAGGACTATTGAATAATGACGACTCAGATGAGTCACCTGAGGCTGTTGCGATTGATAAGGAGATCGAGGATGCAATGGAAAATATGCAAGCGCTCTTCGAATTTGGCAGCGGAATCAGTGGAAAGGAATCCAGGCAAATCTCTAAGGCCTTC gAAAATCTCAGTAGATATATTCAAGAAAAAACGAAACCCAAACGCAAA TCCAATTTAGAAGACCCCAATGAAAAGGTTTTTAACATCAAACCAGccgaaaatgttaaaattcgATTTGATTACCAACTACCAAAGGGGATAAAACAAACGCCTAAAATTggcaagaaaaagaagaagccgGAATATTtcttaaactttttatttaacaacTACCGAAATCCCCAAAAACTCTTGGATCACAATACACTCGtcagaaaactgaaaatgcGACGAACTGGCAGGCGATTGTTGCCCAATGGAATGCCCAATCCTTATAAGTACTTTCCGCTTAAAGGCGAAGATATGTAG
- the CG34299 gene encoding uncharacterized protein, isoform B, producing MDGMGQVIVALLLLLIAPQPGLLNNDDSDESPEAVAIDKEIEDAMENMQALFEFGSGISGKESRQISKAFENLSRYIQEKTKPKRKVRGNNMEIIF from the exons ATGGATGGAATGGGGCAGGTGATAGTGgctctgctcctgctgctgattGCTCCCCAACCAGGACTATTGAATAATGACGACTCAGATGAGTCACCTGAGGCTGTTGCGATTGATAAGGAGATCGAGGATGCAATGGAAAATATGCAAGCGCTCTTCGAATTTGGCAGCGGAATCAGTGGAAAGGAATCCAGGCAAATCTCTAAGGCCTTC gAAAATCTCAGTAGATATATTCAAGAAAAAACGAAACCCAAACGCAAAGTGCGTGGAAACAATATGGAAATCATTTTCTGA
- the CG9682 gene encoding uncharacterized protein, isoform C, with product MKIIVVGILLVISLVGHETNAKSVANTLANQIGQDASDFGNELGQEVIQYGQEAANSGLKYGEAAENASSGWELGMDGSIFGHELGDEGNLLGQEVSNSAINFGHQVSQEAEEAASAELKAMASQSANQSSKKSVSKRDLTSSNENPSVTCACTCSTDGAASKVGNKVAESAGKAAHDVAGGAGNVASSVAGAAGTIAHDAAGAASSVASDAGHIFHDAGKVGGDIGNAAGNVAGSAANAAGNVASSVAGAAGTIAHDAAGAASSVASDAGHIFHDAGKVGGDIGSAAGNVAGDASNAAGDVAHDAANAAGSVAGSAANAAGDVANAAGNVAGDAANAAGDVAHAAGNAAGDVANAAGNVAGNASNAAGDVASAAGNVAGSVANAAGNVAGDAANAAGDVANAAGNVAGDVANAAGNVAGDVANAAGNVAGDVANAAGNVAGDVANAAGNVAHDASNIFHSIF from the exons ATGAAAATAATAGTAGTCGGTATTTTGTTGGTGATCTCCTTAGTTGGACACGAGACAAACGCAAAAAGTGTGGCCAACACCTtg GCCAACCAAATCGGTCAGGATGCTTCCGATTTCGGTAATGAATTAGGCCAAGAGGTCATCCAATATGGCCAAGAAGCTGCCAACAGCGGCTTGAAGTACGGAGAAGCAGCG GAAAATGCCTCCTCCGGTTGGGAACTTGGAATGGATGGCAGCATTTTTGGTCACGAATTGGGAGATGAGGGCAATTTGTTGGGACAGGAGGTTTCCAATAGCGCTATTAACTTTGGACATCAAGTGTCCCAGGAAGCG GAAGAGGCAGCCAGTGCAGAACTCAAAGCCATGGCAAGCCAATCTGCCAATCAATCCAGTaag AAATCTGTCAGTAAGCGTGATTTAACAAGTAGCAACGAGAATCCTTCGGTTACCTGTGCTTGCACCTGTTCCACCGATGGCGCTGCTTCCAAAGTGGGAAATAAGGTAGCAGAGTCGGCCGGAAAGGCAGCTCATGATGTAGCCGGCGGTGCTGGAAATGTGGCCTCGagtgttgctggtgctgctggcaCTATTGCCCACGATGCTGCAGGTGCTGCATCTAGTGTTGCAAGTGATGCTGGACACATTTTCCACGACGCCGGCAAGGTTGGAGGTGACATTGGAAATGCTGCTGGAAATGTCGCTGGAAGTGCAGCAAATGCTGCTGGAAATGTGGCCTCGagtgttgctggtgctgctggcaCTATTGCCCACGATGCTGCAGGTGCTGCATCTAGTGTTGCAAGTGATGCTGGACACATTTTCCACGACGCCGGCAAGGTTGGAGGTGATATTGGAAGTGCTGCTGGAAATGTCGCTGGAGATGCATCAAATGCTGCTGGAGATGTTGCGCATGATGCTGCAAATGCTGCTGGAAGTGTCGCTGGAAGTGCGGCAAATGCTGCTGGAGATGTTGCAAATGCCGCTGGAAATGTAGCTGGGGATGCAGCAAATGCTGCTGGAGATGTTGCGCATGCAGCTGGAAATGCGGCCGGAGATGTTGCAAATGCCGCCGGAAATGTTGCTGGAAATGCATCAAATGCTGCTGGAGATGTTGCAAGTGCTGCTGGAAATGTTGCTGGAAGTGTTGCTAATGCTGCTGGAAATGTAGCTGGAGATGCAGCAAATGCTGCTGGTGATGTTGCAAATGCCGCTGGAAATGTCGCTGGAGATGTTGCAAATGCCGCTGGAAATGTCGCTGGAGATGTTGCAAATGCTGCTGGAAATGTCGCTGGAGATGTTGCAAATGCCGCTGGAAACGTAGCTGGAGATGTAGCTAATGCTGCTGGAAATGTTGCACATGATGCAAGcaacattttccattccatATTTTAG
- the CG18404 gene encoding uncharacterized protein — protein MQSFTILTLFTIVLMVQNSRAGTLSIGSLMGDVSQVAVAGEKVIHQLENAVASSQSDFVQPTTLNILSDMGNALGDLANALTSLRVDNDYMQPEATNLLGNVLGGVGTGLGDLANAITSLSVQMTNAPQARSLSSNGASIIAKGGAVSAKTIAAAADAAAPYIKQLNAGLGDLANALTNL, from the exons ATGCAGTCTTTTACAATTCTAACCCTTTTCACCATCGTTTTGATGGTCCAAAATTCAAGAGCTGGAACTCTCAGCATTGGGTCCCTGATGGGAGATGTGTCCCAAGTGGCTGTTGCTGGGGAGAAGGTCATCCATCAACTGGAAAACGCTGTGGCCAGCTCTCAATCGGATTTTGTCCAGCCAACCACTTTGAACATTCTAAGCGACATGGGAAACGCCTTGGGTGATCTGGCT AACGCCCTTACTAGTTTAAGAGTGGATAACGATTATATGCAACCCGAGGCCACCAATCTCTTGGGCAATGTTCTGGGTGGAGTGGGCACTGGTCTTGGAGATTTGGCT AATGCCATTACCAGTCTTAGTGTTCAGATGACGAACGCACCTCAGGCTCGCAGTCTTTCG TCCAATGGTGCTTCTATTATAGCCAAAGGAGGA GCCGTGAGTGCGAAGACtattgccgctgctgcagatgcagCTGCCCCTTATATAAAGCAGCTAAATGCTGGCCTAGGCGATCTGGCT AATGCCCTCACCAACCTCTGA